A genome region from Vanessa cardui chromosome 24, ilVanCard2.1, whole genome shotgun sequence includes the following:
- the LOC124540291 gene encoding uncharacterized protein LOC124540291 → MANIDVKIILLLFYMINTSKSVTLKVNNLLDRLSAPDGNEIAFKDIDSYKTRRHTNHEDYKQNIQKPERLLNNHYNKLLIKRIIPHGMKPSGLEYDTKFKTYYKPLIRIHKEKQNKYSEDNNRNDIAFIVSNNPKLKHFELKNIKYDKDSVLLEPFKLSTSEMSGSEFDVIKNLENIIKSIESRTQRIKAYDKVIKLLKNMLRSPQFEKSGEVNDPFAPGKVMSVDRDTATEKNKVWMPHYPPWNYWTYKKNLHQDVCPGEQVKLGNICIWTPPH, encoded by the exons atggcAAATATAGacgtcaaaataattttattattattctacatGATCAATACATCAAAAAGTGTAACTTTAAAAGTGAATAATTTACTTGATCGATTATCAGCGCCCGATGGAAATGAAATAGCTTTCAAAGATATTGACAGTTACAAAACAAGAAGGCATACAAATCATGaagattacaaacaaaatattcaaaagcCAGAACGACTTTTGAATAATCACTACaacaagttattaattaaaagaataattccGCATGGCATGAAACCATCTGGGCTTGAATATGACACTAAATTTAAAACCTATTACAAACCATTAATAAGAatacataaagaaaaacaaaacaaatattcggAAGATAATAATAGGAACGATATTGCTTTTATCGTATCAAACAATCCTAAATTGaaacattttgaattaaaaaacattaaatatgataaagATTCAGTATTATTGGAACCATTCAAATTATCAACAAGTGAAATGTCAGGCAGCGAAtttgatgttataaaaaatcttgaaaatataattaaaagtattgaatCTAGGACGCAAAGAATAAAGGCATACGATAAAGTTATTAAgctacttaaaaatatgttgagaAGTCCACAGTTTGAAAAATCTGGTGAGGTCAATGACCCTTTTGCTCCTGGTAAAGTTATGTCTGTAGATAGAGACACGGCTACAGAGAAAAACAAAGTTTGGATGCCGCATTACCCTCCGTGGAATTATTGGACg taTAAGAAGAACCTTCATCAAGACGTATGTCCCGGAGAACAAGTGAAACTTggaaatatttgtatatggaCTCCACCGCATTAA